The Sesamum indicum cultivar Zhongzhi No. 13 linkage group LG9, S_indicum_v1.0, whole genome shotgun sequence genome segment GCCAAACACTGAGTCCATAAAAGCGTGATCATCTACCACCCTGCATTGCTCCTCACTAATACatattcaactttttcttAATGGTTTCCAGTTTTCAACTTTTTGCTTATACCATGTTCATGTTTTACACTAATTCACATGCAAGGGAGAGAGTTTGCTCCTATCCTCTCAATCTCTctacttttaattatgaagGGACGTGACAAGGTTGCTTCTTTTACGCAGGTTAGTTTGCACTACTGTCAAACAAAcccaaaatttgattttaaagcATGGAGTTCAATTCTCATACTCTTTGATGAAATAATGTTTATTCGAATTAATTCATGTTTGATTAGACACCAACTGAGAGTATCAtgtattaactaattaatagtatGCGACTCCCcttcatttttattggaaTGAATTGTTTTCGTCGTCCTTACATATTTTCATGATGTTTATCCGTTGGCCAAATGAAAAGAAACTTATGTTGGCAGGCGATTGTGGGAGTAATTAAACTGAATTTTGTAATAAGATATTTCACGTGAAACATGCAAAATAAAGTAAGCACCACTTGTGATaacaaaatgattaatttatttattctcaagtatataaaaagttgGAAGTGGGGAATGTAAGATATATATTGGATAAGATTATGAAATGAATTAAGCATGAACACGTAGCTAACCAAATCTCTTGGGCTCCTGGCTGCACCCTCGCCTGAACTAGCAACACGTACTTGTAATCattcaactctctctctcttaccTTTTGCCCTCGCCAAGAGCCATGCCACTAACCCCATTATGATTCCCAGAGGCCAGAACCCCAACCCTCAATTTCCAACTTCCACTCATTTCATTTCCCTTCTTCccctataaaatatatcaaacttggttaaattatccaaatacatttaaaatatttattattgattaggaatttataaattttaatttcagataCACCAatccaaattcaatattacTGTTTACAAAGTATccatattctaaaaaaaaaaaaaaaacttgtaaaACTTTCAGGGagaatatatagatatatcaAAAGAATGTTGATCATCATAATATAACAGGAATGTAAGGGTAAGAGATTATAATATACTAATGTTATAAGCAAAGGATTCCTAGTACGTAAATCATGTCGAAATGTCTTAATATTTTCGGAATTACTTGGTATGGTTTCAGAAAGTAGTATCACCTTAATTTTCCATGATCTATTATTAAGAAATCATCATCCCTAATTTATATGCATCCATTATGTGTGCATTTGAGCGTGCAGATGCAGAACCCACACATTCGCACTACATGCATGATCATATAAAGTCGTGGAAGAACGTTCCAAGGGCCCTCATATTTGACTTCAACATTCAAATGTTTGAAACCACTGCTCTGCACCTCCGATTCCCTTATCATCTGCCAAactcatacatatacatatatatatatatatataatacctTGGATATGCTCAAGCTGCgaatatatcattaattttaagcTGGgtgtattataaattatcaactatgttcataatatttttgaaattctttccCCATAATTAACTTTTCAGATGggtacaaatttaatttggaggGTTGTAGTTGTACTGCACAGCGTGAAACTAGAATTAGAAAGCAATTGAGTAGGAATAGGATTTAATAAGACAGCAGAAAATCATGGTGAAGGTGCCAGCGCACTACGCCCAAGATTTCCTGATTCCAGCTCAAGCCACCAGATCGACCTCCCTACGCCCCTCCTCGTGCCCACACGTGCCCGCCTCGTGCTCATTGGGTGTTGACGGATCCTACTTGGACCAATAACACTCCTCCACAACTATAAAACGTACAGCCTCCAACAATCCAACGGATATGCCCTGAAGCTGCTGCTGCACTATAATCACTGTACTTAAACCCAGACTGGGATACACCCAGCATATCCTTTCCCACTACCCACCCCAACCCTTCAtaccataaaatacaaaacacCCCCTGtctctctattttcattttgatctgattaataaaaaaaattgagagttTCTATGGTATATTCCTTATAAATTCTTGGGCTTTATCCCATTTATTAAGGGAAGCCGCTAGCTTTTTAGGCAATAAAACAATCTCCTTCTGGAGAAATAAGAAACGCTTTCTTTATCCCCAAcactgaaaaaagaaattccagaaaataattgaaaggATGAATGGTTGTACGAGGATGAAAAGAGTGACTGACCCGTTAGATGATAGGGTCAAGGCACGGATCGTCGGCCGGGATAGGACTGACCCGGGTTACGTCAGCAGCGGCAGCGAACACAGCGCTCACGCCGACGATGACCTCGCCTCCCCTAGTTTATCCGAGCTTTTCTTTGGTTTCGCCGTTGACGACGGCGCTGATTCCTACCCGGAGAGCAATAATGACTCCGATTCTGAGGCTGGTCGGTTTATGTGTGACTCCAGCTTCAGAAATGTGGATTTCATTAAGCCCATTCTGCTGGACCGCACGGATGAGTTTAGGAATGTGCTTTTGGCTCAGGTTTTGAAGGCGGAGCAAGTTTTTTCCTGCCTCAAATCGGATAAGCAGATTATGCGGAGAAATGTGATGGCCTTCCTGCGGGGGTACGGTTACAATGCCGCTATTTGCAAGACGAAGTGGGAGAGTTCCGGCGGACTCACCGCCGGAAACTACGAGTTCATCGACGTTCTGAGAAAGGATTCGTCCACGCGATACTTGGTAGACCTGGATTTCGCTTCCGAGTTCGAGATAGCGAGGCCGACGAATTCTTACGGTCGGCTGCTGGAGTGCCTGCCTAGGGTTTTCGTTGGAAAAAGCGAGGATTTGAAGCAGATTTTGAAGGCTGTGAGCGACGCCGCTAAGGGGTCTCTGAAGAGCAGAGGCCTCCATCTGCCGCCATGGAGGAAACACCGCTTCATGCAGAACAAGTGGCTGGGCTCTTACCGCCGCACGGGCAACCTATTTCCTGCATCGTTTTCTTCGCCATCTCCGGAGAACAGGAGTTACACCGTGGAATGCCGCGCCGTGGGTTTTGACACCGCCGTCAACGGAGGTCGTTTGTTACTTCAGGCGACAGCCCGTACGAGATGATTGGAGTTGAATTAGTAATGTACATTTGTCGAAATGAGTTggtttttggaaaaaaaaaaattgtcgtGTTTTAGCagcaaatattttcatatactTTGGGCGTTATCCTATCACAGTAGTGTACGCGGCAAATGAACACTGTGTGCATACCGCCATGACGGCGCAAAATAGCTGTTCACGTGCAGCGCAGGACATTATTCTTGGCTGAACCCACCCGCATAAAAGATTTTTGAttcaattcataatttttcatttctctttcCAAACTAAAATTTGTCCCATTTTAATTCcaatttaatatacttttcaCAATCTCAATTTCaatgagaaataaattaatagatgCAATCATGGTGTTGGGagtagaaaatttaatttcaacttattttcattatgttgaaaataaaaaattacacgaTCAATTACACCAACTTTTTGATTAcacttttctatatataatcgGTCAACTAAAATAGATGAAATATGACACAAAATTAGTTATATCGATTAACTTAtggataatttaaattttattatcttgtacttttttttgttcttctctttcaaatataatacttataacatttttttaaaacaatattaCTTTTAGTATAACAAGTTTGTAAATGTAGCAATTAGGAGCAAATTTAGTTTATAAAggtaagaagaagaaaaaaaaacaagagtaTGGGGATGTTTTTGGTTGAGGTTGAAAAAGAGTATGAGGATTGATGTGAAAGAAGAAATTTGAAGGGGTGGGTCCCAGGTTCGTACTATGGATAATGTAGTCAAAATTAAAGATTGAGATAAGGATAAATTTGGATTTTGCAACTCTGTCTTTAATTGTTGTAGGGGGGGCCCATCAACGCATCAACAAATCAGTTTCTTGGATCATACCCCTCTCATTTACTACTATCCACCTACCATCCAAATCTAAAAGCAAAACTATCAATATAACAGTTTTTATTGACCAAAAGAGGTTTCTATTGTTGTGTAATATTCAATTTGAAGAATAATTACTATCCAAAATGTAAACTCAtttctacaattttatatttttcttataatcaACTGCTCTTTAAATCAATTTCATCTCCTAATCTACTCTGCAATCAACCCTTCTTTCCTAGTTTTGTTATAACTATTTTCTTTACAAGACAATTTCATTAGAAATGTGAAGTTTGCTCTCTTCATATTTTGAATTAgcatatttttggaaaaatcaaTTGCACATAtaatctatattaattattaataactaataaaacaaaaactaaataattaacaactataattaatgtaaGCAACAACCCATAATAGTATAATTGAAAACTCCCTAATCTTACAGTCCATTGTAAATTTAGAGACGATGTTGTGATGGTGTAATTTAAGATGCACAGTGAGCCGAGCTGCGTTAGCCCACTTGGAATCGGGTTGGTTCTAGGTATTGAAACTTGAGACCAGCCCAGTCTAGTGGCTCAGAACCACTTAGTCTTGAGATGGGAGTGGGCTGAATTTACTGGGCCATTTTTTAGGTCTTTGGATCGGGTCCAGTCATTAAATACCAAATCGAACTATTATTAGTAATATGGTAAAAATAGTCCAGCAAACGCATTATATTTCGGGAACATTTTAGGCTTTTCGGCCCAGAAATATTACATACTCAGAAACGTGTCCACAGTTGAGTCTGTATTGAACAAACAGATTATGATAAactaaaatacttaaatttcaaaatataagtatttatttgtaaaataattaaataaatttttgattaatatgAATTAGAAACTCGACATGTCTGTCGGAAGGGCATTACACcgtaaataattttgttaacaTTCCACTTTATGAcatcattataaaatatatgtgtaGCATCTTAGATAATTAATTGTGatagttctataatttattttaataaagttgGAGTAACgctaatttgaaatattttagaattgaggtataatatctatatattaatttagcaaataaaataaaaaatttatagatgaATTGTTGTCTGACACAAATGGGCTTGAAAGAGTTGGGCTGTTGGAAATCTTATAGTACTACTACTTCACTGGAAGCCGCCCCCAGTTTTCACAAAACCAGGGGCTCCCAACGCCGAccactttattattttaaaatactcacacacacactaattaattaaacttacttcatgtaataattattttcttaattaacaTGTAATGAAACCACAAATATCTCCACCAGCTACCAACTTTAACCAAATActaactataattatttatttattttgtctttttttagTACGTACatcattcaatttatttaagtaaaaaatattaaaattcaaaaaccaaaagaaaaataaaagaacctATTATCAAAATAACGTGCATTCATATTTATAGATCGCAAACCCAGTCTtatcaaataaagaatatattcaaataaactaaaattaatgtataaactagacatatatacatattaatagaATGTCAACctcacaatttattttaaatttaggaaattaagaataaatataagatgTGTGAATGGTTGTTAAGGTagagtgatgatgatgattgtgTTAAGGTAGCTTATGTAGTGAAGCTTAGTTGTTTTGGGTATTTTAATATACAAGAGTGCTACGGAGATGTTGTAATAAGCAGAGGAcaattatatatgtcatacagcttaattaatatttaaattaattaagattggTGGATTCTAGCTAATATGTGTTGAAGCACCAGCTTCATTTGTCtccacattttttattaaataactcAACTCCagcctttatatatattaattatttatggcATTACTCTTCTTAATTATACAACTCCctaatttggtataattatattaataaaattttgatatatttcaagaacccaaactttcattaaaaaaaaaaaatggagatcgtttagtataaataaatagagttGAAAAAACGATGAAACATTTCAAGATTCGCCAAAATAATATGGATTTCGGGTAGATTCACATccgaaaatattaaaacttaatgctcatttgaaattattttgttctaCATCACGAATCATAAGactactaatatatatatatatatatatttttaccataaatGAAGATAgtactaataaattatattttgattcaattctattattatgaatcttaattttcttgctctttgcttcatatatatattttgttaatattcaaCGACTTACaataatagaattatatatatgtatatatatattcatgtcactagaaaaagaaaatgactattgactataattttaatagttactacagattaaaaatcatggcaaAAACTTTTTATTGGCCACGTTTAAATAAAACCCAAAAACATAGGTTTTCCActaagaaaaagttatttgctaTGGCTAAGAAAGCCATGGCAAATGTTTTAACCATCATCGCAGATATCACGGCCAACAACCGTTGCATGGTTGTAGTCAATGGCTATTTGTTACGACTATTTTATGATTAACCATGACaacaaatcataattaaatattgtattttttgtattatcgAATATTTGAGGTAATTAACAAGATAAGAGGGACCTCATTTTTGTGGTGAAGTTAATTTGGAAGATGCAGCAGCAGCTGTAATTTTGTTTGGTGCATGAATTCCAATTGAAACAAATACGAACTACATTATATTTGATGGGATGAATTGAAATATAACTAAATGTACATGAAAGATTCAATGAATGTTGGGTATGTacattgatattttatcaaaaaataatatcaaaatcgTGTGACATAATTAGATGATGATGCGACAGAAACcataagtttttgtttttatcttaacattatatatatatatatatatatatataagcgaAGGAAAcagtaattatttaataaatttgtgaGTATAAATAAAGACATGTTTAAGTAAACAAGTGAAGATAGTGCCAAAACATTTGTAATCTTGCCCACTGATTTAGCTTCATTGTCACTTTCATCCTCCGACCTGTCTCTACAACatacttaatatatagttcTGAAAATCGAAATAATTTGGTTTCACAACCACACAAGAGTTTTTAGgtagtatatatgtatggggAGGGGAAGAGATGGGAAATGATTTCCCTCTTTCTTTCCAAGCATTCTCATGGACATAGATGGATGGATATTGGTCAATGACATGAAAACGGTCGATGTGGGAGGATGCATCCATGAGGGTCGCCAAACAACGT includes the following:
- the LOC105170116 gene encoding uncharacterized protein LOC105170116; the encoded protein is MNGCTRMKRVTDPLDDRVKARIVGRDRTDPGYVSSGSEHSAHADDDLASPSLSELFFGFAVDDGADSYPESNNDSDSEAGRFMCDSSFRNVDFIKPILLDRTDEFRNVLLAQVLKAEQVFSCLKSDKQIMRRNVMAFLRGYGYNAAICKTKWESSGGLTAGNYEFIDVLRKDSSTRYLVDLDFASEFEIARPTNSYGRLLECLPRVFVGKSEDLKQILKAVSDAAKGSLKSRGLHLPPWRKHRFMQNKWLGSYRRTGNLFPASFSSPSPENRSYTVECRAVGFDTAVNGGRLLLQATARTR